A genomic region of Saccopteryx bilineata isolate mSacBil1 chromosome 1, mSacBil1_pri_phased_curated, whole genome shotgun sequence contains the following coding sequences:
- the CLEC1B gene encoding C-type lectin domain family 1 member B isoform X1 encodes MQDEDGYITLNIKAQKPALASVDPASLSRWRMMTLILMVLCIGLVIGLVALGTVSVTQQNYLQTETKNLSETLQQLVNLFCQELIKQSDSKESLSHPCSPCDKNWRYYGNSCYGFFKHNLTWEESKQYCAKLNATLLKIANQNILEYIKFRTGLMRWVGLSRQNSSKVWKWEDGSVPSKNMFQLTENRRENMNCAYFHTGKIQPTFCKNKHYLMCERKADPARLDKLF; translated from the exons ATGCAGGATGAAGATGGATACATCACCTTAAATATCAAAGCTCAAAAACCTGCTCTCGCCTCAG TTGATCCTGCTTCCTTATCACGGTGGCGAATGATGACTTTGATTCTGATGGTCTTGTGCATTGGGCTGGTTATTGGGCTCGTGGCTCTGGGGACTGTGt CTGTCACACAGCAAAACTACCTACAAACTGAGACTAAAAATCTCTCAGAAACTCTGCAACAACTAGTAAACCTGTTCTGCCAAGAATTAATAAAGCAATCAGACTCAAAGGAGAGTCTCA GTCATCCATGCAGTCCGTGTGACAAAAACTGGAGATATTATGGAAACAGTTGTTATGGATTCTTCAAGCACAACTTGACATGGGAAGAGAGTAAACAGTATTGTGCCAAACTGAATGCCACTCTGTTGAAGATTGCCAACCAGAACATTTTG GAATACATCAAATTCAGGACTGGATTAATGCGCTGGGTTGGATTATCCCGCCAAAACTCCAGTAAAGTCTGGAAGTGGGAAGATGGCTCAGTTCCCTCCAAAAATAT GTTTCAGCTTactgaaaacagaagagaaaatatgaattGTGCTTATTTTCATACTGGGAAAATTCAGCCTACCTTCTGCAAGAACAAACATTATTTAATGTGTGAGAGAAAGGCAGACCCTGCAAGGTTGGACAAACTATTTTAA
- the CLEC1B gene encoding C-type lectin domain family 1 member B isoform X2, translating into MQDEDGYITLNIKAQKPALASAVTQQNYLQTETKNLSETLQQLVNLFCQELIKQSDSKESLSHPCSPCDKNWRYYGNSCYGFFKHNLTWEESKQYCAKLNATLLKIANQNILEYIKFRTGLMRWVGLSRQNSSKVWKWEDGSVPSKNMFQLTENRRENMNCAYFHTGKIQPTFCKNKHYLMCERKADPARLDKLF; encoded by the exons ATGCAGGATGAAGATGGATACATCACCTTAAATATCAAAGCTCAAAAACCTGCTCTCGCCTCAG CTGTCACACAGCAAAACTACCTACAAACTGAGACTAAAAATCTCTCAGAAACTCTGCAACAACTAGTAAACCTGTTCTGCCAAGAATTAATAAAGCAATCAGACTCAAAGGAGAGTCTCA GTCATCCATGCAGTCCGTGTGACAAAAACTGGAGATATTATGGAAACAGTTGTTATGGATTCTTCAAGCACAACTTGACATGGGAAGAGAGTAAACAGTATTGTGCCAAACTGAATGCCACTCTGTTGAAGATTGCCAACCAGAACATTTTG GAATACATCAAATTCAGGACTGGATTAATGCGCTGGGTTGGATTATCCCGCCAAAACTCCAGTAAAGTCTGGAAGTGGGAAGATGGCTCAGTTCCCTCCAAAAATAT GTTTCAGCTTactgaaaacagaagagaaaatatgaattGTGCTTATTTTCATACTGGGAAAATTCAGCCTACCTTCTGCAAGAACAAACATTATTTAATGTGTGAGAGAAAGGCAGACCCTGCAAGGTTGGACAAACTATTTTAA